One part of the Scyliorhinus torazame isolate Kashiwa2021f unplaced genomic scaffold, sScyTor2.1 scaffold_166, whole genome shotgun sequence genome encodes these proteins:
- the LOC140405635 gene encoding probable G-protein coupled receptor 139, with translation MDTNTRTIDGNLTTTDPSLTAEDWTSPPLARILGGGPVLLSIPIQYLSDGIGWMSVSMQITYTLQAIEFFYYPILAIAGVFANVATIVVISKGNCGLSKCVTRYLLAMAAADLLIVIFDLILRHIPIVYEQFFDAMIGLHLCNIHAVLLYAVTDCSVWFTVTFTFDRFVAICCPKLKSKYCSEKTAAVVLGTVAVLSCLKNIFWYFMFDPGYMLGNTPWFCEVSIKKTQSIIWGTVEFIHYIITPATPFVLILLLNVLTVRHIVLSSRARRRLRAHSSGESPRDPEMESRRKSIILLFIISLNFVLLWAIYMVYFIVNRIYGLLIEHIPLPTCVQELGFMLQLLSCCTNTVIYAISQTKFREQLKNMMKYPFILLMKQIK, from the exons ATGGATACGAACACACGGACAATCGATGGGAATCTGACAACAACAGATCCCAGCCTGACTGCTGAAGATTGGACTAGTCCACCATTAGCTCGGATACTCGGGGGAGGGCCTGTCCTCTTATCCATCCCCATTCAATATCTATCTGACGGCATTGGTTGGATGTCAGTAAGCATGCAGATCACGTACACTCTTCAAGCTATAGAATTCTTTTACTACCCAATCCTGGCGATTGCTGGTGTTTTTG CTAACGTAGCAACAATTGTGGTAATTTCAAAGGGGAACTGCGGCCTCTCCAAATGTGTCACTCGCTAtttgctggccatggcagcagctgaCCTGCTGATAGTGAtcttcgacctgatattgagacacattccaattGTTTATGAGCAATTCTTTGATGCTATGATTGGGCTCCACTTGtgcaatatccacgccgtcctgctttatgcagtcactgactgctctgtctggttcaccgtcactttcaccttcgatcgatttgtggccatttgttgcccgaagctgaaaagtaaatattgcagcgagaaaacggcggctgtggttctggggacagtggctgtgctgagctgtctgaagaacattttctggtattttatgtttgaTCCTGGTTATATGCTCGGAAACACACCTTGGTTTTGTGAGGTTTCAATTAAAAAAACGCAATCAATCATCTGGGGAACCGTCGAATTCATCCATTATATTATAACACCAGCgactccatttgtcctgattctgctgctcaatgttctcaccgtcagacacattgtcctgagcagcagggcccgcaggagactccgggctcacagcagtggggagagtcccagagatccagagatggagagtcggaggaaatccatcattttactcttcattatctcgttGAATTTTGTTTTGTTATGGGCAATATATATGGTATACTTTATAGTTAACCGAATATACGGGTTATTGATTGAACACATACCGCTACCTACATGTGTGCAAGAATTGGGATTCATGCTACAgttgctgagttgctgcacaaacactgtgatTTATGCCATTTCACAGACTAAATTCAGAGAACAGTTGAAGAATATGATGAAATATCCATTCATTCTACTTATGAAGCAAATTAAATGA